The following proteins come from a genomic window of Pyxidicoccus sp. MSG2:
- a CDS encoding glycosyltransferase: MNAWVLMSLSWAALATGFSGVALARLLRSRRPASAASTQVPVLLLRPVDAPTPRELENLATPIDYAGPLEQVVVSPYRPRLAPGVRWLPSDPLTPNRKVGHLLYALEVLQTQGRVVLAVDADVAVTGALVEGLAAPVASGAALSTAAPTPVGPEDGASRAMAGLLRYTHHSFRALDVMSAGAKAVCGKALGLSPVAMDALKELADHIGEDLELSKRLHARGLDVALSTAPAVVPLGTVESWGTPLARFTRWMQVLASHRPALYPTVPLLFTPTLPLVLLATVLGSPVLAGTVGLLVVVRTLLALRLASLSAPTGTPGADTGRAYALTDWLLGEGLLLAAFLCSLWQQGTVTWRGRTYALQPGGRMVRVSPELSGGPG; the protein is encoded by the coding sequence ATGAACGCGTGGGTCCTCATGTCCCTGTCGTGGGCCGCACTGGCCACGGGCTTCAGCGGCGTGGCGCTGGCGCGACTGCTGCGCTCCCGGCGTCCGGCGTCCGCGGCGAGCACACAGGTCCCCGTGCTGCTCCTTCGCCCGGTGGACGCACCCACGCCACGCGAGCTGGAGAACCTGGCCACTCCCATCGACTACGCGGGGCCGCTGGAGCAGGTGGTGGTGTCTCCGTACCGTCCGCGCCTCGCCCCGGGCGTGCGCTGGCTTCCGAGCGACCCGCTCACCCCGAACCGCAAGGTCGGCCACCTGCTCTACGCGCTGGAGGTGCTCCAGACACAGGGCCGCGTGGTGCTCGCGGTGGACGCGGACGTGGCGGTGACGGGCGCGCTGGTGGAAGGGCTCGCGGCCCCCGTGGCCTCGGGCGCGGCGCTGAGCACCGCGGCGCCCACGCCGGTGGGGCCGGAGGATGGAGCCAGCCGCGCCATGGCCGGCCTGCTGCGCTACACGCACCACAGCTTTCGCGCGCTGGATGTGATGAGCGCCGGAGCGAAGGCGGTGTGCGGCAAGGCCCTGGGCCTGTCCCCCGTGGCGATGGACGCGCTGAAGGAACTGGCGGACCACATCGGCGAGGACCTGGAGTTGTCGAAGCGACTGCATGCACGAGGGCTCGACGTGGCCCTGAGCACGGCCCCGGCGGTGGTGCCGCTGGGCACGGTGGAGTCCTGGGGCACGCCGCTGGCGCGCTTCACGCGGTGGATGCAGGTGCTCGCCAGCCACCGTCCCGCGCTCTACCCCACGGTGCCGCTGCTCTTCACGCCCACGCTGCCGCTGGTGCTGCTGGCCACGGTGCTCGGCTCGCCGGTGCTCGCGGGCACGGTGGGTCTGCTCGTCGTGGTGCGCACGCTGCTGGCCCTGCGGCTGGCCTCGCTCAGTGCGCCCACGGGGACTCCGGGCGCGGACACGGGCCGGGCGTACGCGCTGACGGACTGGTTACTTGGGGAAGGGCTCTTGCTGGCGGCCTTCCTGTGCTCGTTGTGGCAGCAGGGCACGGTGACGTGGCGGGGCCGCACCTATGCACTTCAACCCGGGGGCCGGATGGTCCGCGTGTCGCCGGAGCTGAGCGGAGGACCGGGATGA
- a CDS encoding phytoene desaturase family protein, whose amino-acid sequence MKRTRVAVVGGGIGGLTAAGLLAKEGHAVTLFEGSASLGGKAQAVTVDGLTLDTGPTLLTLPELVRGTFEKLDALDLMPPLTELEPQCTYRFSDGCGFTAYKDLERMAESASGLRPSERRGVHGFYEESAAIWRAAGEPYLEAPFEGMAGFMARVAKRGVGAIMAGMKLSTLHDLAVRHFKTEHMQQYAGRFATYAGASPYQASAAFALIPHIEHAYGVHHARGGVGALVEALGVAVRRLGVTVHLNTRARFERSAGGYRVGPQGDAEPYDSVVVNADPLESLHRADEPLALSGFVLLMEVDGRPRLPHHTVLFGGDYRREFEELFSGQLATDPTVYFCNPSATDATMAPQGRTGLFVMVNAPALPVGQMEAERAERAWELGAERAKAQMFEKLYQHFPELRGRTRVIGQRTPVDLAAQGAPGGSIYGFLPHGKFGPFRRPRIRGCTPGLFFAGGGTHPGGGVPLVMLSGRFAAELASQHLRRSA is encoded by the coding sequence ATGAAGCGCACCCGCGTCGCGGTGGTGGGCGGTGGCATCGGTGGCCTCACGGCGGCCGGACTGCTGGCGAAGGAAGGCCACGCCGTGACGCTCTTCGAGGGGAGCGCCTCGCTGGGCGGCAAGGCCCAGGCCGTCACCGTGGACGGCCTCACCCTGGACACCGGGCCCACGCTGCTGACGCTGCCGGAGCTGGTGCGGGGCACCTTCGAGAAGCTGGACGCGTTGGACTTGATGCCCCCGCTCACGGAGCTGGAGCCGCAGTGCACCTACCGGTTCTCGGATGGGTGCGGCTTCACCGCGTACAAGGACCTGGAGCGCATGGCCGAGAGCGCCTCTGGCTTGAGGCCGAGTGAGCGGCGCGGCGTGCACGGCTTCTACGAGGAGTCCGCGGCCATCTGGCGCGCGGCGGGGGAGCCGTACCTGGAGGCTCCCTTCGAGGGCATGGCCGGCTTCATGGCGCGCGTGGCGAAGCGCGGCGTGGGCGCCATCATGGCGGGGATGAAGCTCAGCACCCTGCATGACCTGGCGGTGCGGCACTTCAAGACGGAGCACATGCAGCAGTACGCGGGGCGCTTCGCCACCTACGCGGGGGCGTCGCCGTACCAGGCGAGCGCGGCCTTCGCGCTGATTCCGCACATCGAGCACGCCTACGGCGTGCACCACGCGCGCGGCGGCGTGGGCGCGCTGGTGGAGGCGCTGGGCGTGGCGGTGCGTCGGCTGGGCGTGACGGTGCACCTCAACACGCGCGCACGCTTCGAGCGCAGTGCAGGTGGCTACCGCGTGGGGCCCCAGGGCGACGCGGAGCCTTATGACAGCGTGGTGGTGAACGCGGACCCGCTGGAGTCGCTGCACCGGGCCGACGAGCCGCTCGCGCTGTCGGGCTTCGTGCTGCTGATGGAGGTGGACGGGCGCCCCCGGTTGCCGCACCACACGGTGCTCTTTGGCGGGGACTACCGACGCGAGTTCGAGGAGCTGTTCAGCGGGCAGCTCGCGACGGACCCGACGGTGTACTTCTGCAACCCGTCCGCGACGGACGCCACCATGGCGCCGCAGGGGCGCACGGGATTGTTCGTCATGGTGAACGCGCCGGCACTGCCCGTGGGACAGATGGAGGCGGAGCGCGCCGAGCGGGCCTGGGAGCTGGGCGCCGAGCGGGCGAAGGCGCAGATGTTCGAGAAGCTCTACCAGCACTTCCCGGAGCTGCGAGGGCGCACGCGCGTCATCGGCCAGCGCACGCCGGTGGACCTGGCTGCGCAGGGGGCTCCGGGTGGCTCCATCTACGGCTTCCTGCCGCACGGGAAGTTCGGTCCGTTCCGCCGGCCGCGGATTCGCGGCTGCACGCCGGGCCTGTTCTTCGCGGGCGGAGGCACGCACCCGGGCGGCGGGGTGCCGCTGGTGATGCTGTCCGGACGCTTCGCGGCGGAGCTGGCCTCGCAGCACCTGCGGAGGAGCGCATGA
- a CDS encoding carotenoid 1,2-hydratase — protein sequence MRPLGELPALPDAAGAYRWFYADVTAGPFSAVCIFMLGSLFSPRYSVAARRGGRPQEHSAVNFALYHEGVRRLWVLSEYPRAELVSPGQLRIGRSTLTYSGAGTVRMDVEDWTAPWGRPVRASLTLEPMTPVGEVVRLMPELPHYWQALAPRARARLEVSSLGVEADGLGYHDTNHGDELLGARLSGWHWARTHREDTTVVDYHLPDGVPPLSMVAGEGGVRCERGPAQEARPTSMTGWGLRVPSRLHAGNEVVGEARLLESSPFYARLEARKGRFDSLGEVADFRRFHSPFIRWMAHFRTRVGRAA from the coding sequence ATGAGGCCGCTGGGAGAGCTTCCCGCGCTGCCCGACGCGGCGGGCGCATATCGCTGGTTCTACGCGGACGTCACCGCGGGGCCGTTCAGCGCGGTATGCATCTTCATGCTGGGCTCGCTCTTCTCCCCGCGCTACTCGGTGGCGGCGCGGCGCGGCGGACGGCCGCAGGAGCACAGCGCGGTGAACTTCGCGCTGTACCACGAGGGCGTGCGCCGGCTCTGGGTGCTGAGCGAGTACCCGAGGGCCGAGCTGGTGTCGCCGGGGCAGTTGCGGATTGGTCGGTCCACGCTGACGTATTCGGGCGCGGGCACGGTGCGCATGGACGTGGAGGACTGGACGGCGCCGTGGGGTCGGCCGGTGCGCGCGAGCCTCACGCTGGAGCCGATGACGCCGGTGGGCGAGGTGGTGCGGTTGATGCCGGAGTTGCCGCACTACTGGCAGGCGCTGGCGCCGCGTGCGCGGGCTCGACTGGAGGTGTCGTCGCTGGGCGTGGAGGCGGATGGGTTGGGTTACCACGACACCAACCACGGTGATGAGTTGCTGGGCGCGAGGTTGTCCGGCTGGCACTGGGCACGCACGCACCGCGAGGACACGACGGTGGTGGACTACCACCTGCCGGACGGGGTGCCGCCGCTGAGCATGGTGGCGGGGGAGGGCGGGGTGCGGTGCGAGCGGGGGCCGGCACAGGAGGCACGGCCCACCAGCATGACGGGGTGGGGGCTGCGGGTGCCGTCGCGGCTGCACGCGGGCAATGAGGTGGTGGGCGAGGCCCGGCTGCTGGAGTCGTCGCCCTTCTATGCACGGCTGGAGGCGCGCAAGGGCCGGTTCGATTCGCTGGGCGAGGTGGCGGACTTCCGTCGCTTCCACTCCCCCTTCATCCGCTGGATGGCGCACTTCCGCACGCGCGTGGGACGGGCGGCATGA
- a CDS encoding TIGR01777 family oxidoreductase, translating to MKVAVTGATGFLGPGLVQRLRARGHEVHVLARDVERSLSRLPAGVTGAVYDAGKPLAPEALAGAEAVVHLAGEPVAQRWTKEAKHRIHDSRVQGTRTLVEAMKAAGTVKRFVSVSAIGYYGGTRAAEPLTEESSPGDDFLAQVCRAWEAEAARAREAGIRTSVVRMGVVLHPEGGALHKMLPPFRMGAGGPVGSGKQYVSWVHREDALDLLLFVLEHPTLEGPVNATAPTPVTNEVFAHALGHALGRPSVMHVPAFMLKAAMGEMAKVALEGQRVLPRRAQEAGFTFRHTDLEAALRELLT from the coding sequence ATGAAGGTGGCCGTCACCGGGGCGACCGGGTTCCTGGGTCCAGGCCTTGTTCAACGTCTACGGGCCCGGGGGCACGAGGTGCACGTGCTCGCCCGCGACGTTGAACGGAGCCTGAGCCGACTTCCGGCGGGCGTGACGGGCGCCGTGTACGACGCCGGCAAGCCGCTGGCGCCGGAGGCCCTCGCGGGCGCGGAGGCCGTGGTCCACCTGGCGGGCGAGCCGGTGGCGCAGCGCTGGACGAAGGAGGCGAAACACCGCATCCACGACAGCCGGGTGCAGGGCACGCGGACGCTGGTGGAGGCGATGAAGGCCGCGGGCACGGTGAAGCGCTTCGTGTCGGTGTCGGCGATTGGTTACTACGGCGGCACGCGCGCGGCGGAGCCGCTGACGGAGGAGAGCTCGCCCGGGGACGACTTCCTCGCGCAGGTGTGCCGGGCCTGGGAGGCGGAGGCCGCGCGGGCGCGCGAGGCCGGCATCCGCACGTCGGTGGTGCGCATGGGCGTGGTGCTGCACCCGGAGGGCGGCGCGCTGCACAAGATGCTGCCGCCCTTCCGCATGGGCGCGGGCGGCCCGGTGGGCAGCGGCAAGCAGTACGTGAGCTGGGTGCACCGCGAGGACGCGCTGGACTTGCTCCTCTTCGTGCTGGAGCACCCGACGCTGGAGGGCCCCGTCAACGCCACCGCGCCCACGCCCGTCACCAACGAGGTCTTCGCGCATGCGCTGGGCCACGCGCTGGGCCGGCCGTCGGTGATGCACGTGCCGGCCTTCATGCTCAAGGCGGCGATGGGGGAGATGGCGAAGGTGGCGCTGGAGGGCCAGCGCGTCCTGCCCAGGCGTGCCCAGGAGGCCGGCTTCACGTTCCGCCACACGGACTTGGAGGCGGCACTCAGGGAGTTGCTGACGTAG
- a CDS encoding phytoene desaturase family protein, giving the protein MTSARTQGRRVVVVGAGVGGLAAAARLAHQGFDVQVFEKTDGPGGRCNQLRVEGFTWDIGPTIVLMPEVFEETFRALGRRIEDYLTLLRCEPNYRVHFRDGSDVTFTSELCAMGRELERVEPGSYERYLAFMAQGRVQYRTSLDHLVGRNYDGISDYFSPKVLARILKVRAHRRMYADVSRYFQDDRLRAAMTFQTMYLGVSPFASPAVYGLLPFTELGVGIWFPKGGLYAIPRALERLAREEGVRFHYGTPVERILTDGGRTTGVRVAGGEVVEADAVLCNADLPYAYEKLLDPNATRLKRPEKLRYTSSGYMLYLGMKRRVPGLLHHNVVFGRDYKGSFDDIFERFRVPEDPSFYVNVPTRTDASLAPEGKDALYVLVPVPHQNPDVHWKDEGPKVRAKVFARLAELGFPRLESDIEVERIFTPDDWASTFNLARGSAFGLAQNFTQIGPFRPRNQDARVKNLFFVGASTQPGTGLPTVLISARLVTERLLNWARDAGVSLTPRESAPRSLEEVAA; this is encoded by the coding sequence ATGACGAGCGCACGGACCCAGGGCAGGCGGGTGGTGGTGGTGGGCGCGGGCGTCGGAGGCCTCGCGGCCGCGGCGCGGCTGGCGCACCAGGGCTTCGACGTCCAGGTCTTCGAGAAGACGGACGGGCCCGGAGGGCGCTGCAACCAACTGCGCGTGGAGGGCTTCACGTGGGACATCGGCCCCACCATCGTGCTGATGCCGGAGGTGTTCGAGGAGACCTTCCGCGCGCTGGGCCGCCGAATCGAGGACTACCTGACGCTGCTGCGGTGCGAGCCGAACTACCGCGTTCACTTCCGCGACGGCTCGGACGTCACCTTCACCTCCGAGCTGTGCGCCATGGGCCGCGAGCTGGAGCGCGTGGAGCCGGGCAGCTACGAGCGCTATCTCGCCTTCATGGCCCAGGGTCGCGTCCAGTACCGCACCTCGCTGGACCATCTGGTGGGCCGCAACTACGACGGCATCTCCGACTATTTCTCGCCGAAGGTGCTCGCGCGCATCCTCAAGGTCCGCGCGCACCGCCGCATGTACGCGGACGTCAGCCGCTACTTCCAGGACGACCGGCTGCGCGCGGCGATGACGTTCCAGACGATGTACCTGGGCGTGTCGCCCTTCGCGTCGCCCGCCGTCTACGGCCTGCTGCCCTTCACCGAGCTGGGCGTGGGCATCTGGTTCCCCAAGGGCGGCCTGTATGCCATTCCCCGCGCACTGGAGCGGCTGGCGCGCGAGGAGGGCGTGAGGTTCCACTACGGCACTCCAGTGGAACGCATCCTCACCGACGGCGGCCGTACCACGGGCGTGCGTGTTGCGGGCGGCGAGGTGGTGGAGGCGGACGCGGTGCTGTGCAACGCGGACCTGCCCTACGCGTACGAGAAGCTGCTGGACCCGAACGCCACCAGGCTCAAGCGCCCGGAGAAGCTGCGCTACACGTCCAGCGGCTACATGCTGTACCTGGGCATGAAGCGCAGGGTCCCGGGGCTGCTGCACCACAACGTGGTGTTCGGCCGGGACTACAAGGGCTCGTTCGACGACATCTTCGAGCGCTTCCGAGTGCCGGAAGACCCGAGCTTCTACGTCAACGTGCCCACGCGCACCGACGCGTCGCTCGCGCCCGAGGGCAAGGATGCGCTCTACGTACTGGTGCCGGTGCCGCACCAGAACCCGGACGTGCACTGGAAGGACGAGGGCCCGAAGGTGCGGGCGAAGGTGTTCGCCCGGCTGGCGGAGCTGGGCTTCCCCCGGCTGGAGTCCGACATCGAGGTGGAGCGCATCTTCACCCCGGACGACTGGGCGTCCACCTTCAACCTCGCGCGCGGCAGTGCCTTCGGGCTGGCGCAGAACTTCACGCAGATTGGCCCGTTCCGCCCGCGCAACCAGGACGCACGGGTGAAGAACCTCTTCTTCGTGGGCGCCTCCACACAGCCCGGCACGGGGCTTCCCACGGTGCTCATCTCCGCGCGCCTCGTCACCGAGCGGCTCCTGAACTGGGCCCGTGACGCGGGCGTCTCGCTGACTCCGCGCGAGAGCGCGCCCCGCTCGCTGGAAGAGGTGGCCGCATGA
- a CDS encoding alpha/beta hydrolase-fold protein: MDAKTLEARARAEGTPVIEGDTATFVWRGRGPVSLLGDFQDWRGEPLPLERVAPGLWARTVTLPRDAYAEYVLLDSRGDKVEDTFNPRTSDNGFGDTNHCFYMPEGAPPEILQRPRGAPRGRVTRHMLETEDMAVGGRRSVALYAPPVPGPVPLMVVFDGDDYLKRVKLPEVVESLMARGLMGPVALALVSNGGEARSVEYSCSEYTVDLLLKRVLPLAHEHLSLVEEPGAHAVLGSSLGGLMALFTGMRVPEVFGRVLAQSGAFAIEGRDFVVFDLARQTPRRPLDVWMDCGRFEVLLEGNQRMAPLLRSSGHRVEYREYNAGHNYPAWRDDLWRGLQWLFPVSSAKRR, from the coding sequence ATGGATGCGAAGACGCTGGAGGCGCGGGCTCGCGCGGAAGGCACGCCCGTCATTGAAGGAGACACCGCCACCTTCGTGTGGCGCGGGCGCGGGCCGGTGTCGCTGCTGGGAGACTTCCAGGACTGGCGCGGCGAGCCGCTGCCGCTGGAGCGCGTGGCCCCCGGCCTGTGGGCGCGCACGGTGACGCTGCCCCGGGACGCGTATGCGGAGTACGTGCTCCTCGACTCGCGCGGCGACAAGGTGGAGGACACCTTCAACCCGCGCACGTCCGACAACGGCTTCGGCGACACCAACCACTGCTTCTACATGCCCGAGGGCGCCCCGCCCGAAATCCTCCAGCGCCCGCGCGGAGCGCCGCGAGGCCGTGTCACCCGGCACATGCTGGAGACAGAGGACATGGCGGTGGGCGGCAGACGCTCGGTGGCGCTCTACGCGCCGCCCGTGCCCGGCCCGGTGCCGCTGATGGTGGTGTTCGACGGGGACGACTACCTCAAGCGCGTGAAGCTGCCGGAGGTGGTGGAGTCGCTGATGGCGCGGGGGCTGATGGGCCCGGTGGCGCTGGCCCTGGTGTCCAACGGCGGCGAGGCGCGCAGCGTGGAGTACTCGTGCAGCGAGTACACGGTGGACCTGCTCTTGAAGCGCGTGCTGCCGCTGGCGCACGAGCACCTGTCGCTGGTGGAGGAGCCCGGGGCGCACGCGGTGCTGGGCTCGTCCCTGGGCGGGCTGATGGCGCTCTTCACGGGCATGCGGGTTCCCGAGGTCTTCGGCCGCGTGCTGGCCCAGTCCGGGGCCTTCGCCATCGAGGGCCGCGACTTCGTCGTCTTCGACCTGGCGCGGCAGACGCCTCGCCGCCCGCTGGACGTGTGGATGGACTGCGGCCGCTTCGAGGTGCTCCTGGAGGGCAACCAGCGAATGGCGCCGCTGCTCAGGTCTTCCGGGCATCGCGTGGAGTACCGGGAGTACAACGCGGGCCACAACTACCCGGCGTGGCGGGATGATCTGTGGCGGGGATTGCAGTGGTTGTTCCCGGTGTCGTCCGCCAAACGCCGGTAA
- a CDS encoding hydroxymethylglutaryl-CoA reductase, degradative, with translation MSDDRVKSLQIKRTSRLSGFYRQSPERRRARLVEARWVAPEDAESLAGLAGFDEACADAMVENVVGIHGLPLGLALNFVVDGRERLIPMAVEEPSIIAAASYAARLCAEGGGFTVEADAPITTAQVELLDVPSLEDARAALHAHAALLLAEADALIPAMCARGGGTRELEVRVLDATTLVVHLHIDTRDAMGANCVNSVAEGMAPRLAELARARPGLKILTNLADRRKVHVRARVPASALVSERFADGGAVRDGILAAHRFAELDPYRAVTHNKGVMNGVDAVLVACGNDWRAVEAGAHAWAARSGNYRPLTTWRAAGDGMLEGELLMPLATSTAGGAARTHPGVQRALKLAGVSGALDLAGLAGAAGLATNLAALKALSTEGIQKGHMALHARRVAAEAGAQGELIEIVAERLARERVYRPERAREILAAEVARRKEARG, from the coding sequence ATGAGCGATGACCGCGTGAAGAGTCTCCAGATAAAGCGCACCTCCCGCCTGTCGGGCTTCTACCGGCAGTCCCCGGAGCGCCGTCGCGCGCGACTGGTGGAGGCGCGCTGGGTGGCTCCCGAGGACGCGGAGTCGCTGGCGGGGCTGGCCGGCTTCGACGAGGCGTGCGCGGACGCCATGGTGGAGAACGTCGTCGGCATCCACGGGCTGCCACTGGGCCTGGCGCTCAACTTCGTGGTGGACGGGCGGGAGCGGCTGATTCCCATGGCGGTGGAGGAACCCTCCATCATCGCCGCGGCCTCGTATGCCGCGCGCCTGTGCGCGGAGGGCGGCGGCTTCACGGTGGAGGCGGACGCGCCCATCACCACCGCGCAGGTGGAGTTGCTGGATGTGCCCTCGCTGGAGGACGCACGCGCGGCGCTGCATGCGCATGCCGCCCTGCTGCTGGCGGAGGCGGATGCGCTCATCCCCGCCATGTGCGCGCGAGGAGGCGGCACGCGCGAGCTGGAGGTGCGTGTGCTGGACGCCACGACGCTGGTGGTGCACCTGCACATCGACACGCGCGATGCGATGGGCGCCAACTGCGTCAACTCGGTGGCGGAGGGCATGGCGCCCCGGCTGGCGGAATTGGCCCGCGCGCGGCCGGGGCTGAAGATTCTCACCAACCTGGCGGACCGCCGGAAGGTGCACGTGCGCGCCCGGGTGCCGGCGTCGGCGCTGGTGTCCGAGCGCTTCGCGGATGGTGGCGCGGTGCGGGACGGCATCCTCGCGGCGCACCGCTTCGCGGAGCTGGACCCGTACCGGGCCGTCACCCACAACAAGGGCGTGATGAACGGCGTGGACGCCGTGCTGGTGGCGTGTGGCAATGACTGGCGTGCGGTGGAGGCGGGGGCGCATGCGTGGGCGGCACGCTCGGGCAACTATCGTCCCCTCACCACGTGGCGCGCGGCGGGGGACGGCATGCTGGAGGGCGAGCTGCTCATGCCCCTGGCCACTTCCACCGCGGGCGGCGCGGCGCGCACGCACCCGGGGGTACAGCGGGCGCTGAAGCTGGCGGGGGTTTCGGGTGCGTTGGACCTGGCCGGGCTCGCCGGGGCGGCGGGGCTGGCCACCAACCTGGCGGCGCTGAAGGCGCTGTCCACCGAGGGCATCCAGAAGGGCCACATGGCGCTGCACGCGCGGCGCGTGGCGGCGGAGGCGGGGGCGCAGGGCGAGCTCATCGAAATCGTCGCGGAGCGGCTGGCGCGCGAGCGCGTCTACCGGCCGGAGCGCGCGAGGGAAATCCTCGCGGCGGAAGTCGCCCGGCGGAAGGAGGCTCGGGGATGA
- a CDS encoding phytoene/squalene synthase family protein encodes MNPHDPQDLVDDGYRRAKEVTRHHAKSFFFASYLLFGQRRKAAFALYAFCRRLDDMVDGDGPDVVPADLSVRLAKARQMVAELYLPMPELASQELGSPAERLMAAEAQSPWEPSEFAALKHTVRHYRIPEQPFQDLISGMEMDLTKSRYTTWEELDLYCYRVAGVVGLMLTPVLGCADVKASQPAADLGRAMQLTNILRDVREDLERGRVYLPSEELAAFGLSKSDLRRGKVDERWRAFMRFQVERARVYYARAAAGVHYLQGFGSQRMVRMMGAIYGDILRDIEARDYDVFSARAHVTTRRKLALATGVFMRPGTALPVPRGDAGAPLLPTGTGG; translated from the coding sequence ATGAACCCGCACGACCCGCAGGACCTGGTGGACGACGGCTACCGGCGCGCGAAGGAGGTGACGCGCCACCACGCGAAGAGCTTCTTCTTCGCCTCGTACCTGCTCTTCGGCCAGCGGCGGAAGGCGGCGTTCGCCCTCTATGCCTTCTGCCGGCGGCTGGACGACATGGTGGACGGTGACGGGCCCGACGTGGTGCCCGCTGATTTGTCGGTGCGCCTGGCGAAGGCGCGGCAGATGGTGGCGGAGTTGTACCTGCCCATGCCGGAGCTGGCGTCGCAGGAGCTGGGCTCCCCAGCCGAGCGACTGATGGCGGCGGAGGCGCAGTCGCCGTGGGAGCCGAGCGAGTTCGCCGCGCTGAAGCACACGGTGCGCCACTACCGGATTCCGGAGCAGCCCTTCCAGGACCTCATCTCCGGCATGGAGATGGACCTGACGAAGAGCCGCTACACGACGTGGGAGGAGCTGGACCTCTACTGCTACCGCGTCGCGGGCGTGGTGGGGCTGATGCTGACGCCGGTGCTGGGCTGCGCCGATGTGAAGGCGTCCCAACCGGCGGCGGACCTGGGTCGGGCGATGCAGCTCACCAACATCCTGCGCGACGTGCGCGAGGACCTGGAGCGGGGCCGCGTGTACCTGCCCTCCGAGGAGCTGGCCGCCTTCGGGCTGAGCAAGAGCGACCTGCGGCGCGGGAAGGTGGACGAGCGGTGGCGGGCCTTCATGCGCTTCCAGGTGGAGCGCGCGCGCGTGTACTACGCGCGGGCCGCCGCGGGCGTGCATTACCTCCAGGGCTTCGGCAGCCAGCGGATGGTGCGGATGATGGGCGCCATCTATGGCGACATCCTGAGGGACATCGAGGCGCGCGACTACGACGTGTTCAGCGCGCGGGCGCACGTGACGACGCGCCGCAAGCTGGCGCTGGCCACGGGCGTCTTCATGCGACCCGGCACGGCGCTGCCCGTGCCCCGGGGTGACGCGGGCGCGCCGCTGCTGCCCACGGGGACGGGAGGGTGA
- a CDS encoding polyprenyl synthetase family protein: protein MALSVRNAWPLPGALPLEQAWLQLVQTEVESSLRALFELPDESNLDPRWAAAMDQARTYALRPAKRLRPALVMAGHSLARGSTAVPSGLWTFAAGLELLHTFLLIHDDVADQAELRRGGPALHRMLSPGRAGEDLAVVMGDHLFARSLEAMLASDLPGAPRVMQYYLGVCRHTAAGQYLDLDLGRAPLSEVTLFQTLRVAYLKTARYGFCAPLVCGAMLGGAGAELLEGLERVGRHVGLAYQLRDDLIGLFGDSSVAGKAADGDFTQGKRTFPVLAAYARADAAAREELEALWSLSVEQKDEAALDRARVLVEQWGGRAACERMVDRASRAARRSLQSLPNPHGVRDLLDALISRLARRAA from the coding sequence ATGGCACTCTCGGTTCGCAATGCCTGGCCTCTGCCGGGGGCGCTTCCTCTGGAGCAGGCCTGGCTGCAGCTCGTGCAGACGGAGGTGGAGTCCTCGCTGAGGGCGCTCTTCGAGCTGCCGGATGAGTCCAATCTGGACCCGCGTTGGGCGGCGGCCATGGACCAGGCCCGCACGTATGCCCTGCGGCCGGCCAAGCGGCTGCGGCCGGCGCTGGTCATGGCGGGGCACTCGCTGGCGCGGGGGAGCACGGCGGTGCCTTCCGGCCTGTGGACCTTCGCGGCGGGGCTGGAGCTGCTGCACACCTTCCTCCTCATCCACGACGACGTGGCGGACCAGGCGGAGCTGCGGCGCGGAGGGCCCGCGCTGCACCGCATGCTGTCGCCCGGTCGCGCGGGAGAGGACCTCGCCGTCGTCATGGGAGACCACCTCTTCGCCCGCTCACTGGAGGCCATGCTCGCCTCCGACCTGCCCGGTGCGCCGAGGGTGATGCAGTACTACCTGGGCGTGTGCCGTCACACCGCGGCCGGGCAGTACCTGGACCTGGACCTGGGGCGCGCGCCGCTGTCGGAGGTGACGCTCTTCCAGACGCTGCGCGTGGCGTACCTCAAGACGGCGCGCTACGGCTTCTGCGCCCCGCTGGTGTGCGGCGCCATGCTCGGCGGCGCCGGAGCGGAGCTGCTGGAAGGGCTGGAGCGCGTGGGCCGCCACGTGGGGCTCGCCTACCAGTTGCGCGATGACCTCATCGGCCTCTTCGGTGACTCGAGCGTGGCGGGCAAGGCCGCGGACGGCGACTTCACGCAGGGCAAGCGCACCTTCCCGGTGCTGGCCGCCTACGCGCGCGCCGACGCCGCCGCGCGCGAGGAGCTGGAGGCGCTCTGGTCGCTGTCGGTGGAGCAGAAGGACGAGGCCGCGCTCGACCGCGCCCGCGTGCTGGTGGAGCAGTGGGGCGGCCGCGCCGCCTGTGAGCGCATGGTGGACCGGGCCTCGCGCGCCGCGCGCCGTTCGCTCCAGTCGCTGCCCAACCCGCACGGGGTGAGGGATTTGCTGGATGCCCTCATCTCCCGCCTGGCACGGCGCGCCGCATGA